The Cynocephalus volans isolate mCynVol1 chromosome 12, mCynVol1.pri, whole genome shotgun sequence sequence ACAGCTATTGAACAAGCcagtgtatttttgttttttaattcagtcatCTATTGAGCAACTCTGTGTGTTAGGTACTGTTCTAgatgagggaaataaaaaagataattcttATCTCAAATATGTTACACAGTCTAAGAAGGAGACCAATAAGGAAATTGAGAATTACATTTGTGTTAAGTAATATGCAAAGGATGCTATGGGGATATAGAACAACAGGAGAACAGATTGGGTCAGTAAAGGCTTCCCAGAAGAGGTAACgataataatgatgatagtaGCTTACTCTTATACAGGaggcttattatgtgccagacattattctaaacactttaaatatattaactcTTTTATTATTCCTAAACTAAGTCTTTAAGGATAAATGGTGATTGGTCAGGGACAGATGGAAGTTTTGGGGCATACAGAAATTCTTGGCAGAGACCAGAATGGGTAGAGACATGAAAGCAAGAACATGGGAGGCACAGGAAACTGCAAGTAATTTAGTATGGTTAAGGTGAGCATATATGTGGAAAACAGGTAAAATATGAAGCTAAGGAAGTAAACAAGAATCAGaagtttatatatttgttttaaaactttttatttctcccCTCCTCAGAGGACTTTGGATTTAAGCATCGTCTCTGGGTATATTCTGGAAGGAGAGGTGTTCATTGTTGGGTCTGTGATGAATCAGTTAGAAAACTGTCCTCTGCAGTACGTTCTGGGATAGTTGAGTATTTAAGTCTTGTAAAGGTAAGTTCCTCTtaattataatttacatttctttgtttattagaTGTTACCCAAGCCTGGTATGTTTTGtaacaaagaaaagtaaactaTCTTTCACAGCATTCACATTCCAGAGTAGATGATCTTACCAATAGATCATTTAAAGTCATGGTagctacatttttaaagatacttCATATTTTGCTGTAAGTATCCTCCTTTGGGGCAAAGGGAAGATTAATTAACTTTTCTAGTTTGATTATGTCAAGTAAAGTTAACCCAGAAAGTTACAGGTATTTAGACTATATAAAATAGCATCCGAGCTTCTATACTTTGACAGAATTTAATCAGTATCTttgaatatacataattttaaatataatagaaaacattaaagaaatttttcaattatttcatttataataaataatataaagttcTTTTTCGATGATTTGTTTTTCAGGGTGGTCAAGATGTTAAGAAAAAAGTTCACCTAAGTGAAAAAATTCACCCTTTTGTCAGGTCTGTTGGAAAAGACTTTCCATGCAGTTTTAGTTGTGTCCGATTTACCTGCATGTGCTTTTAGAATTACCTTGCTATCAATTTTCACTTCTGGGTaacattttgtaataataatagctacagtTAATTGAGTGCCTATTTTATGCTACAGTATTTATGATAGGTGTCTTACAGTTCTCATTGGTCTTCACAGAAACCTCATGAGAGACATGATGGTATCTCCATTTATAGATGTGGAAAGTGAGTTTAAGAGAGATTATGTAATTTGCTTGGTATCACACAAGAAGTAATTGTTAAATTTAGGAATCGTCCTGGCGTGCCTGACTCAAAAACTCGTATTCTTTCCATTGAATTCACTGTTTATCTAGGATAGTGGAAAGAGCATTATTACATGAGGAGTCAGAATCCCTATTCTGCCGCTTACTATGAACTTGATAAAATGTTGagtttccattttcttatctgtacGATGTAGAGAATAACATCTGCTCTACCTGTAAGAGTTGTGgcaaagattaaatgaaacagtAGATGTGAAGTATATTTGCAAACTGCAAGCATTATATAATTGTTGAGATGTTAAAACAAGCAATTCAGGGTAGAAACTGTAGACTGTATCCCACGTAGTACTACTGATATGTTGTCCTGGGTTGGTTGCTTTCTGTCCCTTAAAagtgtctcatttaattctcaaaccCTGGAAAGAGATTCCCATTTTACCTAGTTAAGTTCTAGAAATTCAGTGAATAAGCAGTAGCCTCCCATCCAATGACAGTAACTATGTGGCATATGTGTTGCTAATGGTGTTGGGACTTTCTTGTTATTGCTGTTCCTACAGAAGAtctataaacataataaaaaaatactttgaaaagtatGCCTTGGTTGACCAAGATattcttgaaaataaagaaagctgGGATAAAATTTTAGCCCTTGTTCCTGAAAATATCCTTTCCTAAGACCATTTCTATGAGTTAGTTGTATCAACCTGTGACATGATAAATGTGTTCTGCTTGTATATTCTTATATACTTATAAGTTTAATCTTTTTTACACAAAATATATCCTGTATTTCTTCCTATTTGTGTCTGTATTCTGAAATACAATAAGAAATGGGGCCATTTCAtaaatcagtttcttcattttggaAGTTAGTCCTAGAATTAATGGCTAAAGAATAGTGAATCGTTTAATCAAAATATGTGCAGACTGAGAAAAGCCTTTACATTACACCTTATAGTTATTTTGGCATTCTTTCTGTATATCACCACTGTATTTTTACAGGGAAATTTATTAAAGGATATGTGTTTAATTGAACATTTGTGGTTTAGAggacattaataaatattttctaagtatttATAAGCTTCAGATATCCTTGTAGTAATACATACTGAAAACTAAGTTATTCATTGATATGCCCTAAATGAGTATGTTCCTTAATGATCCATCACCAGTTCATGACGTACTTCAACAAGATTTCCAAAAGTCACACAGTTCACTTCAACGTTGGGAACATTTGAAGAATGTAGTTGGCACATGTCAGGTATATATCACTGAAATCTGTATTACAAATATAATACAATTCttaattaaattcttttttttttttttttttttttgtctcttttgtaaccggtactcagccagtgagtgcaccggccattcctatataggatccgaaaccgcggcgggagcgttgccgggctcccagcaccgcactctaccgagtgcgccacaggctcggcccttaattAAATTCTGATTGTTTTATTTAGTCAGTTAAAGATGGTTGGAGATCATTTTTTAACCTTCTTTAAAGAAATCCTCAAAAGTCTCTACTGATCCTCATGCTGGCCTTGCATTTGCTTTTAGAATAACATCAAAAATGACAAATGTGGACCTTGGATAGAGTGGGAGATTATGCTCCAATACTGTTTTCCACGGCTGGATATCAATGTTAGCAAAGGAATCAATCATTTACTGAAGAGCCCATTTAGTGTTCATCCTAAAACAGGTACTATGTAAAGAAAGtaaggaaaactaaaagaaaaatgagtattttttgttttagcaaGCAGGTCATTAGATATGAATTCATATAATGTCTTTGATTTTAAAGGTTGAAGATTTGCTCTGCCAGCTAataccaaatttatttttttacatctttAAGTAGCTCCCAGATGAGTTTCCACTACGTAACTGTTTTTCAGTTGGTTTTCTGAAGTTCGGAGTTAGAATTAGAATTAGAGTTGGAGAGGACCTTCAAAATCACGGGACAACAgctctcattgtacagatgaggaaacgatGGCCCAAGAGGttaaagtgacttgtccaaagtcttGTCAGCACTAGCAGAGTTCAGTTCTTAACACTCAAAGTTCTTTGCTTTTCCAATATGCTTCCTCCCTCAGtgttttttcattagttttagcTTTACTCTTTCACATTTCTCTTAGATAAAATTTGATGGACTGAAACTGACTTTAAAGTAGATATAAAATTGGCTATATTAGCATAAAGCTTTGCTCCATCCAACCAAGGGACATAATAGAGAAGTATATAGCTGTCCTCTTTAGTGTCAACAgtccaactctgccacttactgtggGACCTTAGGCAAATTAACCTTtgagtgcctcagttttctcatctgtaaaatggtgataataatagtatctacctcaatGGGTTATCCTGAAGGTATACACTTAGAAAAGTGTCCGGCACacatttaattcttccaaactGCCTAGTTTCATTCAATAATCTACAATGATTCTGCAGctcatacatttttatatgtattatatgtgtattatacatatatgtatatatgtattatacatatatgtaacaCATATATAAAGGTATGTCAAACCTGTCAGCTACATGTTTTTAGCTTCTTTTGGTAATGagtttaatatttcttatttcttttaagcTTAATTCTAAAGCCTGAGTAGGTATCCCCTCATTCTAATATTCAAGGTTTGGGTAAATAATTATGTTCATtcataaatgcatacattttgATTATATCCTTTTCCCTCTCATATTAATTACCTGCAGTTGTTTTACTCTGTCTTCAAATAGCAATTGCCAATTCCCTTAATTATTTTACTTGTTACTCACCTGGGATTCTTTACTTTGTGTTACTTTTGAAATGTGATGAATTTTATGTGGTGTACCAGGTATGGATATTATAAAAAGGCAGGATAACattgtctattttatttccaaaatacttTCTAAAGATGTCTAATATATAGGTGTCTGTTTTGATCTTTGCAAATAAACCAAACCAGTGTAATGAACTATTTCcatctattttgttccattttcagGACTCACTAAATTTGAGTCTGTTGTGAACTTAAATATGgaatagaaacattttatttctaaatatagaaATAGAAGTTGAGATAAGAGCAACTGGGAAATAGCTTAAAGTCTTCTcacctgtttttttgttgtttctttaggagaaataaaaggcaaagcTAATGTGAAAGTACTTTAACTTATATTTCTAAGTGTTGTTCTTAACAGATAAGTCTAAGCCTTTGTCTAAGCGTTAGATAAAAAACTTAACCAAAAATACCTTGTAGGAAACAATCTATAATGATTTGTATTACACAATCATCAGTTTATAACTTTTGGCTCTTACAGGTCGCATTTCTGTGCCTATTGATTTACAGAAAGTGGATCAGTTTGACCCATTTACTGTTCCAACCATAAGGTACATTCCAGATCAATGATCACTCTGTATTTGTTTGTGATTGTTTTTCTGAATTGGAGGTAGATTGGATTAGATCCCTTCTTAGGTAGCTGCATGTCAATGGTATACCTATTTGTTGTGGAGATACTTGGTTTTAAAGTTAAATGATGATGCTCTAATAGAATAATACAAGTTTTTCAGCTACTGTTATGCAAGAAAAAGATTTTACAGTCAAGTAAGATTGGTAAATTCTGACTTAAAAAGGTTAAAAGCTTTTTTACTACAAGATTTCCCAGCCTTTAATATGATAATATGCATGAAAACTCGAAGAGATCATGGTTTTTAGAATATCCCTAATTTTGTTGGCCACATAAGTTTTTCACAGAAAACCTCATGGGATTTATGTGCTATCATACACTGGGTTAATGTTTACCTGGAAGCAACTTTAAAATTCTCTTATTCTGTTACTTATAGCTCCGTCTGCCATGAATTGGATGCCATTTCTACTAATGAAGAGGGAAAAGAGGACAATGAAGCTGAATCTGATATCAAACACAAAACCAGAGGTAGGTCAATACAGATtaagtatcccttatctgaaatgcttggaaccagaagtACTTCAGATTTTGGATGTTTTcgaattttgtaatatttgcataATACATACCAGTTGAACgtccctaatccaaaaatttgaaatccaaGATGGTCCAATGAGcttttcctttgagcatcatttTGGTGCTCAGAAagctttggattttggagcatttcagattttggttttcggattagggatgctcaactagTATGTTGAAGCTTCACTTAAATATGAACTTTTTATATAGGTATCTATCTGTCACTCCAGTAATTAATTCTCCTTGGATTCAGCTCAGAATGGGTCAGTGTTTATCCTGAAACCAGCTTGGTAACAAATAATGTTATAGCAATGTTTCTGTCCTTTATCAGTTTTCATGTGTTGTTATTGAATCCAATTTGATTCAGCAGACATTTACTAAACAACTTCTAAATGCTGGGATCAGTttggccagttactcagttggtactcagttggttagaggcgtgctgttgataacaccaaggtcaggggattggatccccataccaaccagctaccaaaaaataaaataaaataaatgctaggATCTGTAAGATAAAATTGTCAATTGGTGTTGATAATTGGTGTTGACTGAATCTCAGTCTCTTAGATTCAACAGCTATTTATTAATACATACTATATATGCAGtacttttgttctttgtttttgatggATCCTGTTAAGTTTTATGGTAAGAACATATTTAAACTGTTGATTTAATTGTATATTAAAGAATGTGAAGGAGCTAAGGAATTTCTAAATCTTCCTACTAATGGAAGAAGGaagatttaaagtttttttaaactataaaatttttatactttttaaaaatttagcatAGCACTTAATATATAATAggcagtcagtaaatatttgtttaaataagtattgagcacctattatgtattCCAAATGATGAAACAAATATATAGACCATCATCCAAGGAGCTTACACTCTTGAATTAAAAGTTCAAAGTAACCAAAGTAAGCTATTTCTTTGGTATAAGTTTATTCATTATATGAAAATTCATGACATATAAGTTTAGAACAAAATTATAAAGTATTATCATAATTGCCATAGTTCAGATATCCATCCTTAATGCTCTCAAGTTTTCTTTGCTAGTCCCAAGTAAgtcaaaatatttactaaatattttttaagagtaTAGTTTTTCTTACTCTTCTTATGAGAACACTTAATTCCATGCAGACATTGCTTAATACTAAAACTCAAATCTCGTGTTAAACCCTTTTCTTGTTCTCAATCAGATTTTTCCCCTGTTGGGTATTAATTATAGATTGTGTAATTGAGTGGatgaataaaattgtatattcaaatttttgtcgtgtacttttctttttgagcggctggccagtatggggatccaaccccATGACGTTggtaccttggtgttataacatggcattctaaccaactgagctaattggccaggcttgttgtatatatttttaacactACTTCATAAGTCAAAGAATACTTGTACTTAATGTGGTTTGACTATAAACTTATGATTGTCTCCAGAAGGCATGGTCTGgcttcacatttttaaagttttgcctTTAGTAAAACTATTTATTATTGAAGCCAGAATTTCCTAAGACAGGAATGTTAAATGGGACTTAACACATAGTAATAGATTATGTTGGTCTAATACTAGAAAGCTTAACTACCATAGTAGAGATATGTGTACATGTGGATGTTTTAGAGCAGCACTATCCAATACAGTAGCTAGatgtggctattaagcacttgaaatgtggctagtataactaaagaaatgaaaattttttaatttaattttaattaacttaaattttaaaactgataataaattactggaaaatttttaagtatgtttGAAGAACTTGGGTATGTGAATCTACTTTTTCAACtggatattttatcatttaaatctaaatataGATCAAGTATTTCTGATTATAATATAGCACCTGAACTGAGATGTACTTTAAGTATAAAGTACAGACTAGATTTCAAAGACTTGTATGTAAGAGCATGTACAGTACTCAATTtttcatgttgaaataatattttagatattagttaaataaaatattaaaattaatttcacctagaCTACTGTCCAACTGCTAGAGTATTTAAAAGTACATATGCTTctcatatttctattggacagcactatGCTAGAAGAttcttgaaagaaatttaaaattatattttcatgttgTTCTTGCTGCCAACATGCTAATTATAATGTACAATCTTCATAATTTAGATTATAAGAAGACTGGTCTAGCACCTTATGTGAAAGTTTTTGAACAGTTTCTTGAAAACCTGGATAGATCCCAAAAAGGAAAACTTCTCAAGAAGAGTGGTAAGACTGTGCCTTTCCCTTTTATCTAGTTAGATGTTAGTATGAGCAGTTTAAAGCATGGAGCAAATGAGCAATTTCTGAGCTCTAATCTTTCCCTCCTACAAAATTGACTGATTTATCTTACTAtctttaatgtttttgaaaattggGGTTCCTTAATTCAATTCAGCATATATATTTAACATGTTCTAAGTGTCAGGTACTATGAGATAAATAGAGGTGAATTGTACAAAGATGAATTCCATACCATACCTCCTTGCTTTTAAGAAATACTAACTTAGTACAAAACAAAGAagtacagggccgagcccgtggcgcacttggtagagtgctgcgctggcagcgcggcgacgctcccgccgcgggttcggatcctatataggactgaccggtgcactcactggctgagtgccggtcacgaaaaaacgacaaaaaaaaaaaaaaaaaaacaaagaagtacaaaatgttaagaaagagatctcagggccagcctgtggctcacttgggagagtgtggtgctgataacaccaaggccatgggttcagatccctatatagggatggccagttggctcactttggagagtgtggtgctgacaacaacaagtcaagggttaagatccccttactggtcatctttttaaaaaaagagagagagagagatctcatcTGATTGAATCTGAGATTTCATATGAAAAGGGTGGTATCTGAATTCCTTTCACTGAGCTGCTAAAGATTTCTAATCCCCAATGCCAACATACCATGCCTTGAAGTATGAGTAGGATTTCCACAAGTAGAGATTTCATGAAATAAGGGACAAggatgaaaaagagagaagggttGTTCATTCTTAAAGGAACAATAAGAGCAAAGGCATAAAGTCAGGAATATATCAGGTCACTCTGGAGGCCATCAAGCAGTACAgctaatctgaaaaaaaaaagtgtctggaAGTGATGAGATATAAATCTGATGAAGTAGGCTGAAGCCAAAGTATATATGGCCTTGAATTCCAGACTTAGAAGTTTGGGCTTAATTCAATAGAAAAAGGGAGGCTATTAAAGGTTTCTGAGGAAGGGAGTGCCATGATTTGTAGCTGTATCTAGAAAGATAAATctggggagaggcagaggggTTAGAATAGAGCCCAAGAGGCCAGCTGGGCTATTGCCATTAGGACAATAGCGTTGGAGATCTCTGAAAGGTACAAATACTGAAACCATCCCTGAGACTTGGTAATGatttagaagtagagagaagatgAAAGGGAAATGGTTATAGAAGCCAATGGAAAGGACAGTTTCAAGGAAATTATCAAGAGTCAAAAGCAGTAGGGAACATAAAATCCTGTTGGATATAGTAACTAAAAGGAGGTGCAAGAGGATAGCAGTGTCAAATGTTCTTTCAATAGGAGAGACCTgagcaataggaaaaaaatcatcaGAGTGAATATTATTCAAGAGATTAATGGATACCCTAGAAAACTGTGGCAATGTTATAGAAATACAGACTTCCTctccacttcattttttttttttttttttttgtctttttcgtgaccggtactcagccagtgagtgcaccggccattcctatataggatccgaacccgcggcgggagcgtcgctgcgctcccagcgccgcactatcccgagtgcgccacgggctcggccctccacttcattttttaattaaatatgtgatggttgggctggccagttacctcagttggttagagtgtgatgctgataacaccaggaacagggctcaatccctgtgctggccagccaccaaaaagaaaaaaagaaaacagcatgtGATGGTTTAAGGAATTGTGGCTAAGGTAATGCTCTACTCATTGTAGACACTCAAATATGTTCTTTTTGAATGAACAATGATGACTCTGAACTTGGAAAGCTTCGTTGAAGCTGCCATCCAACTGGCCGTATTAAGTCCTTTGTATTGTTCCTACTAGCTCAGCCTATAATGTGGGCTTCAGCAAATGTGAAAGCAAATCTTTATGCATGATGTGAATTTAGTGGAAGCATTAAGCAAATCAGAACGTGAAAATAAGTggactttttgttttcatttgctatTCTTTGATAAAAATCTActctattttctttgttattcttttcttgttttgctttgtttctattgtattttagatttacaaaaagaTTTCTGAACATAACAACTCCCCTCAAACTAATGTGGATATCTTGTGTCTTCAATCAAGTATCAAATACCTCAAGAGCCATCAAAGTAAAATTTCCATTTCTCAAGaaataatttatgttaaaaaGACTTCATGAGACTACCAAAGGAGAATGTCAAGGTTCCTGGAAGAAGCAATAAAGGGAAGAATAAGTGAACTGTagataattttttgaaatttaatattaTACAAAGATAATTCTAAGAATTCTGATACTCAGTTCTACCAGCTGCCATTTATAGAGGTAAGTGAGCACAGTATGCCCAAGATTTTCATCTCAGCTCACTGGATACAACTTCCATATTTCTGGATGAATGAGGGCTTTGTCCTTTTAAGTCTTAGACATTTAAGTTAATTGTAGCTGGAGTATATATTTAGTTACTTCCTAATTTTGCTTCctaatatttttattggttagGCCACACCCCACtgcccatatttttaaaatcattttaaactgGGCATCTAAGCCTACCAAAACTTCAATTCAGAAGGTATGAGTTACTAGATTGACAATATTAGGGCCTAGTACAGAGTTTTTTTTACAACTATTGCAATCATAACTCCTAAATTTTTCCCTTAGAGAGCAACTGGAATAGTCTACTGCAAAGAAGCAGCTTAGAAAAAATAACGTACTTCGACAACATAAAACCTGCTGTGCTTGTCAAAACATTTGGACTttttgggccagcctgtggctcacttgggagagtgtggtgctgataacaccaaggccacaggttcggatccatatatagggatggccagttagctcacttgggagagcgtagtgctgacggcaccaagtcaagggttaagatccccttactggtctttttttttttttttttttaaagaggacttTTTACATATCTAAGTACTTAAATtgtaaaagttttgtttttttcatgtttgatCTTGTATGATGGATTCTAAAATGTCAGATTTCTCTGGCCTGGTTTTATAACCAAACTAAACAAAACAGTTCTAGTGTACATTCTATCTTCTGAGAAACAATAAGTAAGCTGTCAGGCTAGTACTTTCTGTGACTTAATGAAAATTTTCCtccctttgtatttcttttttttttttttttttttttttttgtctttttttgtgaccggcactcagccagtgagtgcaccggtcattcttatgtaggatccgaacccgtggcgggagcgtcgccgcgctcccagcgcagcactctaccgagtgcgccacgggctcggccccctccCTTTGTATTTCGTTTAACATTGTTTTCCTCTATAGtcacagtc is a genomic window containing:
- the PRIM1 gene encoding DNA primase small subunit, yielding MEMFDPAELPELLKLYYRRLFPYAQYYRWLNYGGVVKNYFQHREFSFTLKDDIYIRYQSFDNQSDLEKEMQKMNPYKIDIGAVYSHRPNQHNTVKLGAFQAQEKELVFDIDMTDYDDVRKCCSSADICSKCWTLMIMAIHIIDRALKEDFGFKHRLWVYSGRRGVHCWVCDESVRKLSSAVRSGIVEYLSLVKGGQDVKKKVHLSEKIHPFVRRSINIIKKYFEKYALVDQDILENKESWDKILALVPETVHDVLQQDFQKSHSSLQRWEHLKNVVGTCQNNIKNDKCGPWIEWEIMLQYCFPRLDINVSKGINHLLKSPFSVHPKTGRISVPIDLQKVDQFDPFTVPTISSVCHELDAISTNEEGKEDNEAESDIKHKTRDYKKTGLAPYVKVFEQFLENLDRSQKGKLLKKSDLQKDF